A segment of the Babylonia areolata isolate BAREFJ2019XMU chromosome 7, ASM4173473v1, whole genome shotgun sequence genome:
catgTTTTGGAGGACTCtctatgctgggtatgttctggtttccataaccaaccaaatGCTGATGTGGAATATGGGATCATTAAAGCaggcatttgatcttctgtatgcatcatatgcatgatgataataatgaaatgcaggcttatatagtgcagtacccccatctcataTGGGGCTCATCGCACTTTACAAtagaatatacaaatttaagactaggTGACATAAAAATATATGTACACAGTTAACACAGTGTCACATGACAATGGCTGAAATAtatatttaagactaagtgacataaaaatatgtaaatcaaggCGGGTACCATCGCAGTCTCAAATCACTCAGGcacaaataaagcaaaacaaggcaatcacattcaccatagcccaaaaaaacacaccaaagaaccagcatcacaacaccaaaatcatcacacatgcatataaatcaacacaaagagcacatccagcaataaGATCGCAGCAAGCATATGCAGtaaagtttcagtgagaaaagtacagtttgaaaagatgtgttttaaGTGCTCATTTGAATGCAGGTGTTAgggtgtgagggtagtgaattccactgtttaggtgcaacaaaagaaaagaaaagttcacCATGAATTtttgtacgaatctttggaaCAGTGTgagcttgtcatttgaagaatgaAGTTGAATGGATGGTGAGTAGACAGAAAGTAAAtttgaaagatagacaggacaagaatcagtgaagtaATTACAAGGCACTATGTCTGGGATTCCAGCCATGGTTGAaaatccagtgctttaaccactcggctattgcacctgtctcaTTACTGGCTATGTTAGCAAGTTTTGACAAAGTAACTCAAGCAGTACTTGGCACagagtaactttttttttattttactttatttcagcCTTGTGAAATTTCATCCGTTCTGTCAACTCCATGTAGTATAGTTGAACTCATAAATTCATATTGTTAAATATGTAACTGCTTTTAATTGTGTGGATAAATGCTGCTTCATGAGGTACACAGCCCAGACTAACAGAAAGAAATGTATGTTTATCATACATATTAATCCGTGGAGCATTCACATTTTTATATGTGCATAGCATATATGTTGCTTCATGGAGTATAAttcacattgtaataaatgatgTAGATGAGCATTAACATTATAATGGATGTGGCTTAATGTGAATGTGTTCAAACAGCAAAGTTCAACAGCGCCGTTCTCAGAGCAGGCGACAGTGACAATAAACACCAACTTCACGTCAACAGTGAATGTGTGTAACAAGCTGTTCCCTCTTCTCAGGCCTCATGccaggtaaacattttttttcttttttactactttgatttttttcagcttcatcgttttcttcttattttgttttatttttggggggttttaattttttttgttttgtttttttgttccactTTCTGGGCCCTCTCAGAGACGGTAACACCCACAACTCTGGCACTCATGCTGAAGCTCCTTCATGCAACAATACCCATTATCGTTATTTTGCAGTGCCAGTATCAGTAATCTGTGGGGAGATTTTTCAATGTTTGGTTGCCATGAGGCCATATTTAAGAGGATACCCTGGTCCCCAGGATTTGACGATATCACCCTGAAtaggatgtttgttgttgtcgtcattgtgaATTTGATCAAGAGATTAATTATTCAGGAAAATGATGGGTAAGTTGATTATTACAATATTATTTCCAAAAGTTTATACATATTCTTCACTGATTACACTGCACTAATGGCCTAACTGGAgtgacaaaaaatgtaattcttgGAAAAAGTGGAGAGGgttaataataaaattttaaaaaaagaaaaaagaacagacagtATCAGGGGCATTGATAAACAGGGTTTGGCTCCAGTATTTGCCTGCGATAACCAGGTATGTCGACTTACGTGCTGACAGTGCCTTTGCTATGTGTGATCTGTTCGTTTTGCAGGGTGAGCAATGTGTCCAGCTTCGTGTCCAACATGGGCATCAAGAAATGCAGCAAAGAAATCCAGGCACGTTTCAAAGACCCTGCTCTCACCATTGAAGGGCTGCAGCAACTGATGAACGAATTCGTCAGGTTGGTGGactgagggtggagaggggaggtaggagggtgtgtgggtggtggcacAGGGAGGAAAAAAGCAGTCAGTTGCTTGTTTGTCTTGATATCTGTTTTTAGTTgattcttcgggttttttttttctgtcttcatttatTATTATGTCTTGTTTATTCATCCATCAAGTTTTGCCAGTCATATTATTGATTAGTTaactgtttgattgttttgttggcTAGTTTATTTGTACAGAAATTATCACAGGGTAAAAGTAATACTTCATTTATTCTTGTTATGTATGTGTACCATGATTTTATGAAAGAAGACACCTTTTTCGTACATTTCATTCAAAACATTAGAAAGTGAATACAACTTTTtctgtgttgaattttttttcagttttttattttattttatttttttttttattacttctgccaaATGAAAAGGATAGTTCCATGCTGACATTCTTTATAAGTTAACCCGCAGCAAATCTCAGACATTAACTTCTGTATTTATGTTGGATTGATAACATTTTGTTTCAATCCGAGGGTGCTTAGTTTGAATCCCAGACATGGTGCATGATGGAATAAGAGTGGaggtttttccagtctcccaggtcaacataggtgcagacctgctagtgccttttCATATCTGTTCACTTGCGGGACATCCTATATGCACTTTAAAAtactttaatccatgtcagtgtttatacagtgggttatggaaactcaAACATttccagcacgcacaccccaaaaaacagtgTGGTTGTCTTAACAGTGGGGCAAAAATGTTCGCATGGGCAAATCCAGTCTCATATATGcaaatgaatgtgggagttgtagctcTCAAACAAGCACAGTTACAATTTGTTCTGTTGATACATGTTGTCATGGTTATTTCTGTTGGCAGTTTGGCACAGACAGATTCCCATCAAGCAGCAGGATGGCCAGACTCGGCGTATGGTGTCAGTAAAATTGGGGTGACCGTCATGAGCATGGTTCAACAGAGACAGTTAGATGCGGCTAAAAAAGATGACATCATTGTTAACGCTGTAAGTATCCACTTCAAAATTTTGGAACAAAAATGGAACCATTgtttacatgaataaatgaataaatgaataataattaatatataagtaaataaaaatcTTTGAATCAGTTAGGAAGTGAATGATTGGCTGATTATAAATGAAGGTATGTGTTAGGTATAGATAATCAAtgaacagacagaataataaaGTCAATAAAAGTTAGAATGAATTGTAAGATTTCAGATACCTCTCAGTTATGATTTAGTTATTTTCAGGTTTGttattttctctgtgtttcatttgtttgtaaaTCCTCAGTACCCCCAAAAAGGGCAAAAGAAAATCGGTCACGAATCTGGAATCTTGACAACTTCAGAAAATATTGTAAGGCTTTCCACATTAGGTTACACAGGTGGAATTATGGGACAGCAGTAAATCAAGAAGACTTTTTGATCTGGgtccaggattttttttcttctttttgactcacttgtgtaaacaaagtgagtctatgttttaacccggtgttcggttgtctgtgtgtgtgtgtgtgtgtccgtgtgtctgtggtaaactttaacattgacatcttctctgcaaatactttgtcagttgacaccaaatttggcataaaaataggaaaaattaagttctttccagtcgtcttgtttaaaacaatattgcacctctgggatgggcacaaaaaataaaaaatgaagcctaattatatatgcaaactgcatttactgttatatttatattttttgtattctctaaacttggcactttgacctcttattctgacacaacaacaagaggagtcattattatcattttttgttcaaagaggaacttcttttgctaagcatggaatttttatttattttgcaaacgttttggtgcagatagtaaaaaaagggaaattactctgtaattaatgctaggggacttaatttatcacaagtgagtcttgaaggccttgcctctcttgttttaatttttttatagcaAGTTAGAGAAGAACTTGACATTGGCAAAGTTATGGGCTGTGTAGAATGCCTCCTGTCATAATTAGAGAGGCAAAGCCAGTTCCTTCCAAATTTGCCAAAAAGAAttactgtatgaaaaaaaaagagagagatcatGGTTTGGTCATTTAGTGACTGGAACAGTCATAAAAGACTCATATTGTACAATATTCGTTTTTTTGCAATTTGATATTTGAATGAacatcagtgtatgtatgtatgtaattgtatgtctctctctctctctctctctctctctctctctctctctctctctatatatatatatatatatatatatatgtatgtatgtatatatatatatatatatatatatatatatatatattgtgtgtgtgtgtgtgtgagagagagagagagagatgtatgtgtgcaGAAGATTGAGTGGTGAACAAAAGAGCTGTGATCATATTCTATTTGTAATTCAAAATCTTATGCACATGTTAAGTTTTGTATgatttacattcattatcatttCTGATGTCTGCTGTGTATATTGTGCAGAAGAAAAACTTCAATTATATAAATAGTAGTTGTTTTCAATGGACAGTAAATGTCGCTAAAGGGTGCTATacaaatgtacttttttttcattattattatttttcttcttagcagtatcattattatagtagtggttgttgtatcTTGGATTTGTTGATTTGATCGCAGTGCTGTCCAGGATATGTGGACACCGACATGACCAGCCATAAAGGCAAGAAAACCATTGATCAAGGTAGGAAGCATTTTCCTCCTGC
Coding sequences within it:
- the LOC143284084 gene encoding carbonyl reductase [NADPH] 1-like, producing MASTKKVAVVTGSNKGIGFAIVRALCKQFDGDVFLTARSEERGQEAMKALQAEGLNPKFHQLDIDDKSSIDRLHDFLKEQYGGLDVLVNNAGIAFKQSSTAPFSEQATVTINTNFTSTVNVCNKLFPLLRPHARVSNVSSFVSNMGIKKCSKEIQARFKDPALTIEGLQQLMNEFVSLAQTDSHQAAGWPDSAYGVSKIGVTVMSMVQQRQLDAAKKDDIIVNACCPGYVDTDMTSHKGKKTIDQGAETPVMAALIPANAASPRGQFLSEKKVEVWG